From a single Longimicrobiales bacterium genomic region:
- a CDS encoding cupin domain-containing protein, which yields MHRIHQSDLPLRGSSHNFVGADNGNVAMSAFLFHGELGSGPGPHRHPYDEIQFIQQGRGAWVVEGVEFEAGAGDILVIKAGEVHSFRCIEAPLVQLDVHLSPKFIQENL from the coding sequence ATGCACAGAATCCACCAGTCGGACCTGCCCCTCCGCGGCAGCTCGCACAACTTCGTCGGCGCCGACAATGGCAACGTTGCAATGTCCGCCTTTCTCTTCCACGGCGAGCTCGGCAGCGGTCCCGGCCCTCACCGCCATCCATACGACGAGATCCAGTTCATCCAGCAGGGTCGCGGCGCCTGGGTGGTCGAAGGCGTGGAGTTCGAGGCCGGCGCGGGCGACATCCTGGTCATCAAGGCGGGCGAGGTTCACAGCTTCCGCTGCATTGAGGCGCCACTGGTGCAGCTCGACGTTCACCTGAGCCCGAAGTTCATCCAGGAAAACCTGTGA